In Cicer arietinum cultivar CDC Frontier isolate Library 1 chromosome 7, Cicar.CDCFrontier_v2.0, whole genome shotgun sequence, a single window of DNA contains:
- the LOC101492933 gene encoding GDSL esterase/lipase APG, whose amino-acid sequence MIMNSKETHVLLFLSLFLTCGSYAQDSTLLVPAIITFGDSAVDVGNNDYLPTLFKANYPPYGRDFVNKQPTGRFCNGKLATDITAETLGFTSFAPAYLSPQASGKNLLIGANFASAASGYDEKAAILNHALPLSQQLEYYKEYQSKLAKVAGSKKAASIIKDALYLLSAGSSDFVQNYYVNPWINKVLTVDQYSSYLLDSFSSFVKDLYGLGARKIGVTSLPPLGCLPAARTLFGFNENGCVSRINTDAQGFNKKVNSAASNLQKQLPGLKIVIFDIYKPLYDLVQNPSNSGFAEAGRGCCGTGTVETTSLLCNPKSIGTCSNATQYVFWDSVHPSQAANQVLADSLLLQGIALIA is encoded by the exons ATGATCATGAATAGCAAAGAAACAcatgttttactttttctatCTTTGTTCCTAACTTGTGGTAGCTATGCACAAGACAGTACCCTCCTTGTACCAGCAATCATAACATTTGGGGACTCTGCTGTTGATGTAGGGAATAATGATTATCTTCCTACTCTTTTCAAGGCTAATTACCCTCCTTATGGTAGAGACTTTGTTAATAAACAACCTACTGGCAGGTTTTGCAATGGAAAATTAGCTACTGATATTACAG cTGAAACACTTGGTTTTACGAGTTTTGCACCTGCATATCTTAGTCCACAAGCTTCAGGGAAGAACCTCCTTATTGGAGCAAACTTTGCTTCTGCTGCATCTGGTTATGATGAAAAAGCTGCTATTTTGAAT CATGCACTTCCATTGTCACAGCAGTTAGAGTATTACAAGGAGTATCAAAGCAAGTTGGCCAAAGTTGCTGGGAGTAAAAAAGCTGCATCAATAATCAAGGATGCATTGTATTTATTGAGTGCTGGCAGCAGTGACTTTGTACAAAATTATTATGTCAATCCTTGGATCAACAAAGTACTCACTGTTGATCAGTATTCATCTTACCTACTAGATTCTTTCTCAAGCTTTGTTAAG GACTTGTATGGATTGGGAGCTAGGAAAATTGGAGTGACTTCACTTCCACCATTGGGTTGCCTACCTGCTGCAAGGACTTTATTTGGTTTCAATGAAAATGGTTGTGTCTCAAGAATCAACACTGATGCTCAAGGATTTAACAAGAAAGTCAACTCAGCTGCATCAAATCTTCAAAAGCAACTTCCTGGTCTTAAGATTGTGATTTTTGATATTTACAAACCTCTCTATGACCTTGTTCAAAACCCTTCAAATTCTG GTTTTGCTGAGGCAGGAAGAGGTTGTTGTGGAACAGGAACTGTTGAAACAACATCCTTGTTGTGCAATCCAAAATCAATAGGAACTTGTTCTAATGCAACTCAGTATGTGTTTTGGGACAGTGTTCATCCTTCACAAGCTGCAAACCAAGTTCTGGCTGATTCTTTACTTCTACAAGGCATAGCTCTTATTGCATAA
- the LOC101492384 gene encoding uncharacterized protein produces the protein MEKRIVRRFLNVMVREEKGMKPILLKCGLALALTFAGFLYSHFRTRRIKPSPANSSIGHHSVNSGGIRTASSSCNNLSEGYNLDSEETCINKAVGRNSPIGVSPIIKQTGEKDEFILLPEFNETEFGASSTVAGNSCKKDVETPRSRVESPAVYASPEKDDYEQEVRQLRNMIRMLQERERSLEVQLLEYCGLREQETVVMELQNRLKISSMEAKMFNLKVATLQSDNRRLEAQVSGHAKVLAELEAAKTKVKFLKRKIRYEAEQNREHIMNLKQKVSKLQEIESKSAACDEEIQMKLKRLNDLEAEVEQWRKSNLRLQKDNSDLARRLDSTQILANAVLEDPEADALREESNSLRRENEGLMKEIEQLQADRCTDLEELVYLRWINACLRHELRHYQPPTGKTVARDLSKSLSPSSEKKAKQLILEYANNGEGRTSISDFDSDQWSSSQASYITDCDEYSPLGNPSNTRDARDVRVNTTNKSKIFGKLMKLMRGKDSSSNQQNSRARSLEKFGSREDSISNSSHFSLSMSARHDSGAEGLRSEYETPTDASRTSLDFNGTLSLKEESRRNSDVGSSKNFSPSKSGSGDLKITAHSFSDSYSAEKANLIKYAEALKESSGTPKHTVHRRAASYSSF, from the exons atggaGAAAAGAATAGTTAGAAGGTTTCTTAATGTGATGGTGAGAGAAGAGAAAGGTATGAAGCCTATTCTACTCAAATGCGGTTTGGCTTTGGCTCTTACATTTGCTGGTTTTCTCTACTCTCACTTTAGAACTAGAAGGATCAAGCCTTCACCTGCTAATTCCTCCATAGGGCACCATTCAG TTAATTCAGGAGGTATAAGAACAGCATCAAGTTCTTGCAACAATCTTTCAGAAGGATATAATTTGGATTCT GAAGAAACATGCATCAACAAGGCGGTTGGTAGAAATTCTCCAATTGGTGTCTCTCCAATAATAAAACAAACAGGAGAGAAAGATGAGTTCATCCTCCTCCCTGAATTCAATGAAACAGAGTTTGGAGCCAGTAGTACTGTTGCAGGAAATTCTTGTAAAAAAGATGTAGAAACACCAAGGTCAAGAGTAGAATCTCCTGCAGTATATGCAAGTCCTGAAAAAGATGACTATGAGCAAGAGGTAAGGCAACTTAGGAACATGATAAGAATGCTTCAAGAGAGGGAAAGAAGTCTTGAGGTTCAACTTCTTGAATACTGTGGTttaagagaacaagaaactgtTGTAATGGAGCTTCAAAACAGGTTGAAGATAAGTAGTATGGAGGCAAAGATGTTCAATCTAAAAGTTGCGACATTACAGTCTGATAATAGGAGATTAGAGGCACAGGTTTCTGGTCATGCAAAGGTGTTGGCTGAACTTGAGGCTGCAAAAACAAAAGTGAAATTTCTGAAGAGGAAAATCAGGTATGAAGCTGAACAGAATAGGGAGCATATAATGAATCttaaacaaaaagtttccaaGTTGCAGGAAATTGAATCCAAATCTGCTGCTTGTGATGAAGAAATTCAAATGAAGCTAAAAAGGCTTAATGATCTTGAAGCTGAGGTTGAACAGTGGAGGAAATCTAATTTGAGATTGCAGAAGGATAATTCTGACTTAGCTAGAAGATTGGATTCTACTCAAATCCTTGCAAATGCTGTTCTTGAAGATCCAGAA GCAGATGCTCTAAGGGAAGAAAGCAACAGTCTTAGGCGAGAAAACGAAGGCTTGATGAAAGAAATTGAGCAACTACAAGCTGATAGGTGCACAGATCTTGAAGAGCTAGTTTATTTAAGGTGGATAAATGCTTGTTTGAGACATGAATTAAGACATTATCAACCTCCAACTGGTAAAACAGTTGCAAGGGACTTAAGCAAAAGCTTAAGTCCCTCTTCTGAGAAAAAAGCTAAACAGCTTATACTTGAATATGCAAATAATGGTGAAGGGAGAACTAGCATTTCTGATTTTGATTCTGATCAATGGTCCTCTTCACAAGCTTCTTATATAACAGATTGTGATGAGTATTCTCCTCTTGGTAATCCCTCGAACACACGAGACGCGCGAGACGTACGAGTTAATACGACAAACAAGTCTAAGATCTTTGGAAAACTTATGAAGCTTATGAGAGGCAAAGACAGTAGTAGTAATCAACAAAATAGTAGAGCTAGATCTTTAGAAAAATTTGGTTCAAGAGAAGATAGTATTAGCAATTCATCACATTTTAGCTTGAGTATGTCGGCTCGACATGATTCTGGAGCTGAGGGTCTTAGGAGTGAGTATGAAACTCCGACCGATGCGTCTAGAACTTCTCTTGATTTCAACGGAACCTTGAGTTTGAAGGAAGAGAGTAGAAGAAACTCAGATGTTGGAAGCTCAAAGAATTTCAGTCCAAGCAAAAGTGGTTCAGGAGATTTGAAAATCACTGCTCATTCTTTCTCAGATTCTTATAGTGCAGAGAAAGCTAATTTGATCAAATACGCCGAAGCTTTAAAAGAATCTAGTGGAACTCCCAAACATACTGTACATAGAAGAGCAGCATCATAtagttctttttaa